A window from Amblyomma americanum isolate KBUSLIRL-KWMA chromosome 7, ASM5285725v1, whole genome shotgun sequence encodes these proteins:
- the LOC144097631 gene encoding uncharacterized protein LOC144097631, whose product MWKVMFSVLGFAVLANARNLGGGYVGGGYGGLGAGLGGVALGGGLGGGLGVHHGDGFKGGYGGLYGGGLGGGYYGGGGGGYYGGGYRAAYEDVRPKPFNFGYVAQGLGGSSSRQEVADGSGRVQGSYTISTAEGGQRKVKYAADAGGFRAIVDTNEPGTASESPADVAFRSSQPPASVLAAKYGPVGARGGYGAGGYRGAYGVGGLGGYGLGGYGGGLGGLGGGVGVYRGAGGYGKHGAGGAGWW is encoded by the exons ATGTGGAAG GTGATGTTCTCCGTTCTCGGCTTCGCCGTGCTGGCTAACGCCCGCAACCTTGGAGGTGGATACGTCGGCGGCGGCTACGGTGGACTGGGCGCTGGACTCGGCGGCGTTGCACTGGGAGGTGGACTCGGAGGTGGTCTCGGCGTACACCATGGTGACGGCTTCAAGGGTGGCTACGGCGGTCTGTATGGAGGTGGCCTCGGTGGTGGCTACTACGGAGGCGGAGGCGGCGGATACTACGGTGGA GGCTACAGGGCGGCTTACGAAGACGTGCGGCCCAAGCCGTTCAACTTCGGCTACGTCGCTCAAGGTCTCGGTGGTTCCAGCTCTCGCCAGGAGGTGGCCGACGGCAGCGGCAGGGTGCAGGGGTCCTACACGATCAGCACGGCTGAAGGCGGACAGAGGAAGGTCAAGTACGCCGCCGACGCGGGCGGCTTCCGCGCCATCGTGGACACCAACGAGCCCGGCACCGCCAGCGAGAGCCCCGCCGACGTGGCCTTCCGGTCGTCCCAGCCGCCCGCCTCCGTGCTTGCGGCCAAGTACGGGCCCGTCGGGGCTCGCGGCGGGTACGGAGCTGGTGGATACAGAGGTGCCTACGGTGTTGGAGGCCTCGGCGGCTACGGGCTGGGCGGATACGGCGGTGGACTTGGGGGACTGGGTGGCGGAGTCGGCGTCTACCGTGGTGCTGGAGGATACGGAAAGCACGGCGCTGGAGGCGCTGGCTGGTGGTGA